From the genome of Sphingomonas sp. HMP6, one region includes:
- the katG gene encoding catalase/peroxidase HPI, with protein MNVEAKCPVGAGKVDGNAVLFEMSNRLWWPNQLDLSVLHQNSPQADPMDADFDYAAEFQSLDLAAVKADIFALMTESQDWWPADYGHYGPFFIRMAWHSAGTYRIGDGRGGAGAGQQRFAPLNSWPDNANLDKARLLLWPIKQKYGRKLSWADLMVLAGNCAIESMGGVTAGFAGGRVDVWEPATDVNWGAEREWLQTSEKPGGRYSGERVLADPLAAVQMGLIYVNPEGPDGNPDPLLAAHDIRVTFARMAMNDEETVALIAGGHTFGKTHGAGVPDDYVGPEPEGAPIEQVGLGWKNSLGSGNGVDTITSGLEGAWTQEPTKWTDLYFKNLFEFDWVLTRSPAGAQQWTPKNPEAQGTVPDAHDPIKRHAPMMLTTDLALRFDPAYEKISRHFYENPQALQKAFAEAWYKLTHRDMGPHSRLLGPEVPAEARLWQDPVPAVDHPLIDAADIGALKAKILASGLSIGRLVATAWASASTYRGTDMRGGANGARIRLAPQKDWAVNEPAELATTLAKLDEIRRGFGKPVSLADMIVLGGSAAVEAAAKAAGHDVTVPFTPGRTDASQDQTDAESFAPLEPKVDGFRNFASGDQPWSAEELLVDRAHLLTLTAPEMTVLVGGLRVLGANVGGAPYGVFTDRPGTLTNDFFANLLKTSIAMKWEASSDADDVFVARDRKTGEAKWAGTRVDLIFGANSQLRALAEAYATDDAKEKFVSAFIAAWTKVMNADRFDLA; from the coding sequence ATGAACGTCGAAGCCAAATGCCCGGTGGGTGCCGGCAAAGTGGACGGCAATGCCGTCCTGTTCGAAATGTCGAACCGCTTATGGTGGCCGAACCAGCTTGATCTGTCTGTATTGCATCAGAATTCTCCGCAGGCCGACCCGATGGACGCGGATTTCGATTATGCTGCTGAGTTCCAGAGCCTCGATCTTGCGGCAGTAAAGGCCGACATCTTCGCGCTGATGACCGAGTCGCAGGATTGGTGGCCGGCCGATTACGGCCATTACGGCCCGTTTTTCATCCGCATGGCGTGGCACAGCGCGGGTACCTACCGCATCGGTGACGGTCGCGGTGGCGCAGGTGCCGGGCAACAGCGGTTCGCGCCGCTCAATAGCTGGCCGGACAACGCCAATCTCGACAAGGCCCGGCTGCTGCTGTGGCCAATCAAGCAGAAGTACGGGCGCAAGCTGTCCTGGGCCGATCTGATGGTGCTGGCGGGCAATTGCGCGATCGAATCGATGGGTGGCGTCACCGCCGGGTTCGCCGGCGGCCGCGTCGATGTCTGGGAACCGGCGACCGACGTGAATTGGGGCGCCGAGCGCGAATGGTTGCAGACCAGCGAAAAGCCGGGTGGCCGCTATTCCGGCGAACGCGTGCTCGCCGACCCGCTGGCGGCGGTGCAAATGGGCCTGATCTACGTCAATCCTGAAGGTCCTGACGGCAACCCCGATCCGCTGCTCGCCGCGCACGACATTCGCGTGACGTTCGCGCGGATGGCGATGAACGACGAGGAAACCGTCGCGCTGATCGCGGGCGGCCATACCTTCGGCAAGACGCATGGCGCGGGCGTGCCCGACGATTATGTCGGCCCCGAACCCGAAGGTGCACCGATCGAGCAAGTCGGCTTGGGCTGGAAGAACAGCCTCGGCAGCGGCAACGGCGTCGATACGATCACCAGCGGGCTTGAGGGTGCCTGGACGCAGGAGCCGACCAAATGGACTGACCTGTATTTCAAGAATTTGTTCGAGTTTGACTGGGTGCTGACGCGCAGCCCGGCTGGCGCGCAGCAATGGACCCCGAAGAACCCGGAAGCGCAAGGCACCGTTCCCGACGCACATGATCCGATCAAGCGTCACGCGCCGATGATGCTGACGACCGATCTCGCGCTGCGGTTCGATCCCGCATACGAGAAGATCTCGCGCCACTTCTATGAAAACCCGCAGGCGCTACAAAAGGCGTTCGCCGAGGCATGGTACAAGCTGACCCACCGCGACATGGGGCCGCACTCGCGGCTGCTGGGGCCGGAAGTCCCGGCCGAAGCGCGGCTTTGGCAGGATCCGGTGCCCGCGGTCGACCATCCCTTGATCGACGCAGCGGACATTGGCGCTCTGAAGGCCAAGATCCTTGCGTCCGGTCTGTCGATCGGGCGACTGGTGGCAACCGCCTGGGCATCGGCCTCGACCTATCGTGGCACCGACATGCGCGGTGGCGCCAACGGCGCGCGCATCCGCCTTGCCCCGCAAAAGGATTGGGCGGTCAACGAACCCGCCGAACTGGCGACGACGCTCGCCAAGCTCGACGAAATCCGCCGTGGCTTCGGCAAGCCGGTGTCGCTGGCGGACATGATCGTGCTCGGCGGCTCTGCAGCGGTCGAGGCGGCGGCGAAGGCAGCTGGGCATGACGTGACGGTGCCGTTCACCCCGGGGCGCACCGATGCCTCGCAAGACCAGACCGACGCCGAATCGTTCGCACCGCTCGAACCAAAGGTCGATGGCTTCCGCAACTTCGCAAGCGGCGATCAGCCTTGGTCCGCAGAAGAGTTGCTCGTCGACCGCGCGCACCTGCTGACGCTCACCGCGCCCGAAATGACGGTCTTGGTCGGCGGTCTGCGGGTGCTCGGTGCCAATGTCGGCGGGGCCCCTTACGGCGTCTTCACCGATCGTCCGGGCACGCTGACCAACGACTTCTTCGCCAATCTGCTCAAGACGAGCATCGCGATGAAGTGGGAAGCATCGAGCGACGCGGATGACGTGTTCGTCGCGCGGGACCGCAAGACCGGTGAGGCGAAGTGGGCCGGCACGCGCGTCGACCTGATCTTCGGCGCCAACTCACAACTCCGCGCGCTGGCCGAGGCCTATGCGACCGACGATGCGAAGGAGAAGTTCGTTAGCGCCTTCATCGCGGCCTGGACCAAGGTGATGAACGCAGACCGGTTCGACCTCGCCTGA
- a CDS encoding TonB-dependent receptor, which yields MTRLISARALLHAGAAFAAMTAAPIYAQSAPTETPVAQEQDVADGDIVVTARRREETLLDVPIAVTAFSAARLEQIGAVDLTDLQNVTPNTTLKNARGTNSTLAAFIRGVGQQDPVPGFEAGIGIYLDDVYLNRPQAAVLDVYEVERIEVLRGPQGTLYGRNTIGGAVKYVTKKLPDSPEANFKASYGSFNQADGIVSLSAPIGSLFKVGVAGARLTRDGFGRNTNLNIDNYNKNVWAARGTIEFESPDQRMSIRLTGDYTEDKSNARNGSRLITSLLSNTPVQANAFDTRAGLNNPRQNIQAGGLSLVASAELNDRLTLKSISAFRKDRSLTPIDFDALPAVDVDVPAVYRNEQTSQEFQLAYKSDKLNGLIGFYYLGAKASTGFDVLLSTTLANFNAYTKGDVRTETSSIFGDFTYDFTDQFSLSLGGRYTWDERSSYVFKASYFGVTPEFGGNPTIVGAPSTDFRGVAKFKRFTPRASLNFKPTPDHLLYASYSEGFKGGGFDPRGSGTSAPDVNQDGVRSYQEIYNYLLFRPEIVKSYEVGYKGSLFDKRLNIALNGFYSDYADVQVPGSVGCIIGGVQSFCGITTNAAKANIKGVELETTGVLARGFAGPGSNISLSGTLGYIDAKYKTFIGPTGTDVANVRVFQNTPDWTLSSTLAGTVPVGDGKVNANTTLSYRSLTHQFETASPFLDQPGYALWDANLTYSFGRGGRYSVGVHAKNITNKIYKTAGYQYIRTDLAGNPINLANVPVPNGPYVATLGKEGIATAFYGNPRQIFGTITAKF from the coding sequence TGGCGCTGCTTTCGCTGCTATGACCGCAGCACCGATCTATGCCCAGTCGGCACCGACCGAGACCCCCGTTGCGCAAGAGCAGGATGTGGCGGATGGCGACATCGTCGTCACCGCGCGCCGCCGCGAGGAAACCTTGCTCGACGTGCCGATTGCCGTCACCGCTTTCTCCGCCGCGCGGCTTGAACAGATCGGCGCGGTCGATTTGACCGATTTGCAGAACGTGACCCCAAACACGACGCTGAAGAATGCGCGCGGCACCAATTCGACGCTTGCCGCCTTCATCCGCGGCGTCGGTCAGCAGGATCCGGTCCCCGGGTTCGAAGCCGGCATCGGCATCTATCTCGACGACGTCTATCTCAACCGCCCGCAGGCCGCCGTGCTCGACGTGTATGAAGTCGAGCGGATCGAGGTGCTGCGCGGGCCGCAGGGCACGCTTTACGGTCGCAACACGATCGGCGGCGCGGTAAAATACGTCACCAAGAAGCTCCCCGACAGCCCTGAGGCGAATTTCAAGGCGAGTTACGGCTCGTTCAACCAAGCCGACGGCATCGTCAGCCTGTCGGCCCCGATCGGCAGCCTGTTTAAGGTTGGCGTGGCGGGCGCGCGGCTGACGCGCGACGGGTTCGGGCGCAACACGAACCTCAACATCGACAATTACAACAAGAATGTATGGGCCGCGCGCGGCACGATCGAATTCGAATCGCCCGATCAGCGCATGTCGATCCGGCTGACCGGCGATTATACCGAGGACAAATCGAACGCGCGCAACGGATCGCGGCTGATTACCAGCTTGCTCAGCAACACGCCGGTGCAGGCCAATGCGTTCGACACGCGCGCTGGGCTCAACAATCCGCGCCAGAACATCCAGGCCGGCGGCCTGTCGCTGGTCGCGAGCGCCGAGCTGAACGATCGTCTGACGCTGAAGAGCATCAGCGCGTTCCGCAAGGATCGCTCGTTGACGCCGATTGATTTTGACGCGCTGCCCGCGGTCGATGTCGACGTGCCGGCGGTCTATCGCAACGAGCAGACGAGCCAGGAATTCCAGCTCGCCTATAAGAGCGACAAGCTTAACGGTTTGATCGGCTTCTATTATCTCGGCGCCAAGGCTTCGACCGGGTTCGACGTGCTGCTGTCGACCACGCTCGCCAATTTCAACGCTTATACCAAGGGCGACGTGCGGACCGAAACGAGCTCGATCTTTGGCGATTTCACCTATGATTTCACCGACCAGTTCAGCTTGTCGCTCGGCGGTCGCTACACGTGGGACGAACGCAGCTCGTACGTGTTCAAGGCGAGCTATTTCGGCGTTACCCCCGAATTCGGCGGCAACCCGACGATTGTCGGCGCGCCGTCGACCGATTTCCGCGGCGTGGCGAAGTTCAAGCGCTTCACGCCACGCGCGTCGCTGAACTTTAAGCCGACGCCCGACCATCTGCTTTATGCGTCCTATTCGGAAGGCTTCAAGGGCGGCGGTTTTGATCCGCGCGGCTCGGGCACCTCGGCCCCCGACGTCAATCAGGACGGCGTGCGCAGCTATCAGGAAATCTACAACTATTTGCTGTTCCGCCCGGAAATCGTGAAATCGTACGAGGTCGGCTACAAGGGTTCGCTGTTCGACAAGCGGCTCAACATCGCGCTCAACGGTTTTTATTCCGATTATGCCGACGTGCAGGTGCCGGGTTCGGTCGGCTGCATCATCGGTGGGGTGCAGTCGTTCTGCGGCATCACCACCAACGCCGCCAAGGCCAACATCAAGGGCGTCGAGCTTGAGACGACCGGCGTGCTCGCGCGCGGTTTTGCCGGGCCAGGGTCGAACATCTCGCTGTCGGGGACGCTCGGCTATATCGACGCCAAATATAAGACCTTCATTGGGCCGACCGGGACCGATGTCGCCAATGTCCGCGTGTTCCAGAACACACCCGATTGGACGCTGTCCTCGACGCTCGCCGGTACGGTTCCGGTTGGTGACGGCAAGGTCAACGCCAACACTACGCTTTCGTATCGCAGCCTGACGCATCAGTTCGAAACGGCGAGCCCCTTCCTCGACCAGCCGGGCTATGCGCTGTGGGATGCGAATTTGACCTACAGCTTCGGCCGCGGCGGACGCTATTCGGTCGGTGTCCACGCCAAGAACATCACCAATAAGATCTACAAGACGGCGGGGTATCAATATATCCGCACCGATCTCGCCGGAAACCCGATCAACCTGGCGAATGTGCCGGTGCCCAACGGGCCGTATGTCGCGACGCTCGGCAAGGAAGGCATCGCCACTGCCTTCTACGGCAATCCGCGCCAGATTTTCGGGACGATCACCGCGAAATTCTGA